The following proteins are co-located in the Ascochyta rabiei chromosome 8, complete sequence genome:
- a CDS encoding Transketolase, producing the protein MPYSKTDELAINTIRTLAVDATAKANSGHPGAPMGMAPVAHVLFNKFMKFNPKNPEWLNRDRFVLSNGHGCMLQYALLHLFGYQISIDDLKNFRQIDSITPGHPESHDTPGIEVTTGPLGQGFANAVGLAIAERHTAAVFNKPGYELVNNYTYAFFGDGCAMEGIASEAASMAGHLQLGNLIMVYDDNHISIDGDTKCAFTEDVMKRFEAYGWHTQHVEDGDSDLEGIEAAIKKAQEVKDKPSVIKLTTTIGFGSKLQGTGGVHGNPLKPDDIKSVKEKFGFDPEQTFVVPQEVYDMYHKHAAEGAAAEQEWNQLLEKYSKEHQDLYKDLVRRQTRDLPEGWEKSLPTYKPTDSAIASRKLSEAVLEAIHGVVPELISGSADLTGSNNTRWKNAVDFQPPNLGIGEWSGRYMRYGVREHAMAAVMNGLSAYGTIIPAGGTFLNFVSYAAGAVRLSALSHQRLIHVATHDSIGLGEDGATHQPIETLAHFRALPNCMVWRPADGNETSAAYYMALTSKGTPSILALTRQNLPQLEGSTLENGIKGGYVALEKEGADVTLVSTGSEVSLCLEAVKTLEEQGLKARVVSLPCWEVFDAQDKEYKLSVIPDGIPTLSVEVMSTLGWEKYSHEQFGLNRFGASGPYKDVYKKFEFTPEGVAKRAKLTVDFYKDVKPLRSPVNRAFQQLI; encoded by the exons ATGCCTTACAGCAAAACAGACGAGCTTGCCATCAACACGATCCGCACCCTCGCG GTCGATGCCACCGCGAAGGCCAACTCGGGTCACCCGGGTGCCCCTATGGGCATGGCCCCGGTTGCCCACGTCCTTTTCAACAAGTTCATGAAGTTCAACCCCAAGAACCCGGAATGGTTGAACCGCGACCGATTTGTCCTCTC CAACGGTCACGGATGCATGCTTCAGTATGCTCTGCTGCACCTGTTCGGCTACCAGATCAGCATCGACGACCTGAAGAACTTCCGT CAAATCGACTCCATCACCCCCGGTCACCCCGAGTCCCACGATACCCCCGGTATTGAGGTCACCACTGGCCCTCTTGGCCAGGGTTTCGCCAACGCTGTCGGTCTTGCCATTGCCGAGAGGCACACTGCCGCTGTTTTCAACAAACCCGGATACGAGCTGGTCAACAACTACACATACGCTTTCTTCGGTGATGGCTGTGCTATGGAGGGTATTGCCTCAGAGGCTGCTTCAATGGCTGGCCACCTGCAGCTCGGCAACCTCATCATGGTCTACGACGACAACCACATTTCCATCG ACGGTGACACCAAGTGCGCTTTCACCGAGGATGTCATGAAGCGATTCGAGGCCTACGGCTGGCACACGCAGCACGTCGAGGACGGTGACTCCGACCTCGAGGGCATCGAGGCTGCTATCAAGAAGGCCCAGGAGGTCAAGGACAAGCCTTCCGTCATCAAGCTGACCACCACTATTGGTTTCGGCTCTAAGCTCCAGGGTACCGGCGGTGTCCACGGCAACCCCCTGAAGCCTGACGACATCAAGAGCGTCAAGGAGAAGTTCGGTTTCGACCCCGAGCAGACCTTTGTCGTTCCCCAGGAGGTTTACGACATGTACCACAAGCACGCCGCTGAGGGTGCCGCTGCTGAGCAGGAGTGGAACCAGCTCCTCGAGAAGTACAGCAAGGAGCACCAGGACCTGTACAAGGACCTTGTCCGCCGTCAGACCCGCGACCTCCCCGAGGGTTGGGAGAAGAGCCTCCCCACATACAAGCCCACTGACTCCGCCATCGCCTCCAGGAAGCTGTCCGAGGCTGTTCTTGAGGCTATCCACGGCGTTGTTCCTGAGCTCATCTCGGGTTCTGCCGATTTGACTGGCTCCAACAACACCCGATGGAAGAACGCCGTCGACTTTCAGCCCCCTAACCTGGGCATTGGAGAGTGGTCTGGCCGCTACATGAGGTACGGTGTCCGTGAGCACGCCATGGCCGCCGTCATGAACGGTTTGTCTGCCTACGGTACCATCATTCCCGCTGGTGGTACTTTCCTCAACTTCGTCTCGTACGCCGCCGGTGCCGTCCGCCTTTCCGCGCTCTCTCACCAGCGTCTGATTCACGTTGCTACCCACGACTCCATTGGTCTTGGTGAGGACGGTGCGACTCACCAGCCTATCGAGACTCTCGCTCACTTCCGTGCTCTGCCCAACTGCATGGTCTGGCGCCCCGCTGACGGCAACGAGACCTCTGCCGCCTACTACATGGCCCTTACCTCCAAGGGCACTCCCTCTATCCTCGCTCTCACCCGTCAGAACCTGCCCCAGCTTGAGGGCTCCACACTCGAGAACGGTATCAAGGGTGGATATGTTGCTCTTGAGAAGGAGGGTGCTGATGTCACACTCGTCTCCACTGGTTCTGAGGTTTCCCTCTGCCTCGAGGCCGTCAAGACCCTCGAGGAGCAGGGCCTTAAGGCTCGTGTTGTCTCTCTGCCCTGCTGGGAGGTATTCGACGCCCAGGACAAGGAGTACAAGCTCTCCGTTATCCCCGACGGTATCCCCACACTGTCTGTCGAGGTCATGTCCACACTTGGTTGGGAGAAGTACTCGCACGAGCAGTTCGGTCTCAACAGGTTCGGTGCCTCCGGCCCTTACAAGGACGTCTATAAG AAGTTCGAGTTCACCCCAGAGGGTGTTGCCAAGCGCGCGAAGCTCACCGTCGACTTCTACAAGGATGTCAAGCCTCTTCGCTCGCCCGTTAACCGTGCTTTCCAGCAGCTTATCTAA
- a CDS encoding Prohibitin-1, subunit of the prohibitin complex (Phb1p-Phb2p), giving the protein MAALPSSIFRWVVPGAVAFSLAQSSIYDVKGGTRAVIFDRLSGVKEQVVNEGTHFLVPWLQRAIVFDVRTRPRNISTTTGSKDLQMVTLTLRVLHRPEVKQLPKIYQNLGQDYDERVLPSIGNEVLKAIVAQFDAAELITQREAVSNRIRADLLKRANEFNIALEDVSITHMTFGKEFTKAVEEKQIAQQEAERARFIVEKAEQERQANVIRAEGEAEAADTISKAVAKSGDGLIMIRRIETQKDIAQMLARNPNVSYLPGGGAGADGGKTGGSFLLGLRG; this is encoded by the exons ATGGCCGCCCTACCAAGCTCGATATTCCGCTGGGTCGTCCCCGGCGCCGTCGCCTTCTCTCTCGCACAGTCGTCCATCTACGACGTCAAGGGTGGCACGCGCGCCGTCATCTTCGACCGCCTGTCCGGAGTGAAGGAGCAGGTCGTCAACGAGGGCACACATTTCCTGGTCCCCTGGCTGCAGCGCGCCATTGTCTTCGATGTCCGCACACGGCCGAGGAACATCAGCACCACCACCGGATCCAAGGACCTGCAGATGGTTACCCTGACGCTGAGGGTGCTGCATCGCCCGGAGGTCAAGCAGCTGCCTAAGATCTACCAG AACCTCGGTCAAGACTACGACGAGCGCGTCCTGCCCTCGATCGGTAATGAGGTCCTCAAAGCCATCGTCGCGCAGTTCGACGCCGCCGAGCTCATCACCCAGCGTGAAGCCGTCTCCAACAGGATCCGCGCCGACCTGCTCAAGCGCGCCAACGAGTTCAACATTGCCCTCGAGGACGTTTCCATCACACACATGACCTTCGGCAAGGAGTTCACCAAGGCCGTCGAGGAGAAGCAGATTGCCCAGCAGGAGGCCGAGCGCGCGCGCTTCATCGTCGAGAAGGCCGAGCAGGAGAGGCAGGCCAACGTTATCCGGGCTGAGGGTGAGGCCGAGGCCGCCGACACCATTTCCAAGGCGGTTGCGAAGAGCGGTGATGGCCTGATCATGATCCGAAGAATCGAGACACAGAAGGACATTGCGCAGATGCTGGCCAGGAATCCCAACGTCTCGTACCTGCCTGGTGGCGGTGCGGGGGCTGACGGCGGCAAGACAGGCGGCAGCTTCTTGCTTGGCCTGAGGGGATAG